From the genome of Candidatus Omnitrophota bacterium:
TTCGGATGACAGGCATATATGAAAGACGAAATAAGACGTCTCATACAAGATAGTATAAAGGTCAAGGAGACCGTCGCCCGCGACGAGGCCGGGAATATAGAAAAGGCGGCACAGGCTATAGTCGCGGCCGTGAGGTCGGGCGGCAAGCTGCTCGTCTTCGGTAACGGCGGCAGCGCGGCCGATAGCCAGCACATAGCGGCGGAATTCGTGGGGAGGTTCAAGAAGGAGAGGAAGGCCATCGCCGCCATCGCGCTGACGACCAACACATCCGCTATGAGCGCCATCGCCAACGACTACGGTTACGACACCGTTTTCTCCAGGCAGGTGGAGGCGCTGGGCAGGCGCGGCGATGTCGCGCTCGGCATTTCGACGAGCGGGCGGTCGAAGAACGTCGTCGATGCCATAAATAAGGCCAAGGCGCTGGGGCTGGTCACGATCTCTCTCATTGGCGCAGGCGGAGGGATATTGGCAAAAGAGAGCGATATATCGATAACGGTAGATTCCACCGATACCCCGCGGATACAGGAATCCCATATCATGATAGGCCACATAATATGCGAGCTGGCCGAAAAGGAGCTCTGTAAGTAATCGATGAAGACCAAGATCTTGAGCCGGGCCCGCCTCGCAAAGATCATTTCGCGTTCACGGTCCGGAGGGAAGAAGGTCGTCTTTACGAACGGCTGTTTCGACATCCTGCATATCGGGCACGTCACGCTGCTTCAGAAAGCAAGATCCCTGGGCGATATACTGGTAGTGGGGCTGAACAGCGACCTTTCGGTCAAGGCCTTAAAAGGCGACTCCCGCCCGGTAAACAAGGTCAGGGAGAGGGCGGCTGTGCTGGCAGCTCTCGGATGCGTGGACTACGTTACGGTCTTCGGGGAACGCACCCCATACGGCCTGATAAAGCTTCTCAGGCCGGATGTCCTGGTGAAGGGCGGGGATTGGCGGATCAAAGATATAGTGGGCGGCGATATCGTAAAGGCATCGGGAGGCAGGGTCATAGCGATCCCTTTCGTAAAAGGATATTCGACCAGCTCTTTAATAAATAGGATAGCGTCCTTATGAAGAAGGCGGCATACCGCATACTCGATGCGAACCTCAACAGGTGCCGCGAGGGGTTGAGGGTCTGCGAAGAGATAGGGCGGTTCGTCATGAATTCAAAGACGCTTGCGTCAGAACTTAAGCGTGTGCGCCACTCGGTCGCCTCAGCGGCCCGCGGGCTTGGCCCGGGGAGCGCGTTCGCGCTTTCGCGCGATGCCGGAGGAGACGTGGGGCGGCTATCGCGCATAAAGAGCGAGAGGACACGGCATGGTTTTAGCGATATATTCGCTGCGAACCTCCAGAGGGTGAAGGAGTCGCTGAGGGTGCTGGAAGAGTTCGCAAAACTCATCGACGAGAAGAGTTCGCGCAGGTTTGAGGTCCTGAGGTTCAGGGTATATGAGATCGAAAAAAGATCTTTTAAAAGAGTCGCGGCTCTGCGTCATCTTAGATAGAGAGACGCTGAAGGGGAAGGACATTTTAAGGGTTGCGTACGAGGCGGCGCGCGGCGGGGCCGACATGCTGCAGCTGAGGGATAAGACGCCTCTTTCGCATGCCAATATAGATGTTGCCAGACGGCTCAAGAAGATAGCCGCCGGGTTTCGCATACCTTTCATCGTAAATGATAACGCCGCCGTGGCTCTGGCAAGCGGCGCGGATGGGCTTCACATCGGGCGCGGAGATATAAGCGTAAAGCTGGCAAGGCGGTTGATGGGCGCGGCCGCCATACTGGGCGTTTCGGCGCACACCTACGGCGAAGCGGCCCGGGCAAGTCACGATGGGGCGGACTATATCGGCGCGGGACCGGTCTTCAAAACGCCCATCAAGTCGGATATGCGACCCGAGGGGGTAGATGAGATAGTGAAGATGGAACGGTTGAAAGTGCCTGTATTCGCGATAGGCGGGATAGATGCCGGTAATACCCCCTGGCTGGCGGCGCGCGGCATAAGGCGCATAGCGGTGATACGCGCCGTCTGCGCGGCGCACGATGTGCGCGCTATGACAGAGCGGCTTAAAGAGGAGCTATCGTAACATGACACAACTGAAAGCCGCCAGGGCGGGGAAGATCACGGCAGAGATGAAATATGCCGCCAGGGCGGAAAAGACGGACCCGGAACTGCTCAGGCAGAGCGTAGCCGCGGGCCGGACCGTCATACCGAAGAACAGGTCCCGCCGCGTGCGGAAACCGTGCGCCATAGGCGAGCGCCTTACGACAAAAGTAAACGCAAATATAGGCACGTCCAAAGATTCTTCGGATATAGGCCGCGAGATCAGGAAGATGAGAGAGGCGATCGGACTGGGCGCAGACGCCGTGATGGACCTCTCTACCGGCCGCAGTATACGGGAGACCCGCAAGAGGATATTGGCCTCGTCCGAAGTCCCGGTGGGCACGGTCCCCATATATGAGATGGCGATAGAGGTCCTCCGGAAAGGCGGACGCATACAGGATATATCCTTAAAGGATATGCTGGCCGTGCTCGAAACCCAGGCGCGCGATGGGGTGGATTTCTTCACCATACACGCCGGCGTAACGAGGAAGGCGCTGGAGGCGCTGAAGTCCCAGCCCCGCATACTCGATATAGTGAGCAGGGGCGGCGCATTCCTGGCGAAATGGATACTGGCTAACGGCGAAGAGAACCCGTTCTATTCGCACTTCGACGATGTGCTGGACATTGCAGAGGCATACGACGTTACTCTGAGCCTTGGTGACGGGATGCGGCCGGGAAGCATACGGGACGCTACGGACAGCTCGCAGATAGCCGAGCTGGCAACGCTGGGCGAACTTCAGAGGCGCTCTTACGACCGCGGTGTCCAGGTCATGATCGAAGGGCCGGGCCACGTGCCGATACACGAGATAGAGGCCAATATCGTATTGGAGAAGAAGCTATGTAACGGCGCGCCGTTCTATGTATTGGGTCCGCTCGTGACAGATATAGCGCCCGGATACGACCATATAACCGCCGCTATAGGGGGCGCCGTGGCAGGCGCAGCCGGCGCCGATTTTCTCTGTTATGTAACACCCGCCGAACACCTGCGGCTTCCCACGATAGATGATGTAAGGGAAGGGGTAATAGCGACGAAGATAGCCGCGCATGCGGCAGATATCGCCAAGGGGATAGGCGGGGCTCTCGAACGGGATATCGGGATCTCGAAAGCCCGCCGGGCCAGGGACTGGAAGGGACAGTTCGCGCTCGCATTGGACAGCGTAAAACCCAGGGCCTACAGGCGGAGATCAAAACCTGCGACTAGCGATGTATGCACCATGTGCAGCGACTACTGTTCGATAAAGATATCCGAGGAATGTTTCAGGAGAGGGTCATGAGCATATTAGTCATCGGATCGGTAGCCATAGATTCGATCACCACGCCTTTCGGGAAGAATGACGAGGCGCTCGGGGGTTCCGCAACATACTTTTCTATAGCGGCGTCCTTTTTCGATAAGGTGGATATCGTCGCGGTCGTCGGGAAGGACTTTCCTTCGAGATACATAACTCTATTCAAGAACCGCAATATAGGCACAAGCGGCCTGGAGACCGTAAAGGGAAAGACATTCAGGTGGAGCGGCCGGTATGACTATGACCTCAACACTGCGATAACGCTGTCGACACATCTCAATGTCTTTAAGAACTTCAAACCGGACGTACCGCAGCCCCTCCGGAATTCCAAATACCTTTTCCTGGCCAATATAGATCCCGAACTCCAGTACGCCGTCCTGAAACAGGTCAGGTCGCCGCGGTTCGTCGCGTGTGACTCGATGAATTACTGGATATCGACCAAGAAGAGGGCGCTTGAACGTCTGCTGGGAAGCGTCGACGTCCTGCTCCTGAATGACGCAGAGGCGCGCCAGTTCAGCGGCGAGGCGAACCTTTTGAAGGCGGCGCAGCTTATCATATCTTTCGGCCCGAAGGCCGTGGTGATAAAGAAGGGAGAGCACGGCGTGCTTTATTGCTCCAAGAGCTCGCACTTCATCGCGCCGGCCTACCCGCTCGAATCGGTATATGATCCGACGGGGGCCGGGGATACGTTCGCCGGCGGCATGATGGGATACCTGAGCCGGGCATCTTCGATAAGCGAGGCCACCGTCAGGAAGGCCATCATATACGGGAGCATCCTCGCCTCGTTCGTCGTCGAGGACTTCAGCGTCAACCGGCTCCTCGAGCTGTCGATGCACGACATACGCAGGCGGTATGACCATTTTAAGAAGATCACGACATTCTGATGAAAAAGATCGATATATCATGCGGGTGTAACACAACGGCTAGTGTTCCAGCTTCCCAAGCTGGATACGAGGGTTCGACTCCCTTCACCCGCTCCATTGTCGCCGGCGCGGGCGGGGTCCTGATAATGAATGTGATGTTATTGTCGGGGTGCGCTACTACGCCCGGGACGCATACCTCCTCATACACTTCCGGCGGAAAGGTCTCCGGGGCGCCGGTATACCAGTCCGCCAGGCACCCGGAAATATCACGGACCCAGGCGAATATACCGGCAGTGTCACGCGGCCCGTTCT
Proteins encoded in this window:
- a CDS encoding D-sedoheptulose 7-phosphate isomerase; its protein translation is MKDEIRRLIQDSIKVKETVARDEAGNIEKAAQAIVAAVRSGGKLLVFGNGGSAADSQHIAAEFVGRFKKERKAIAAIALTTNTSAMSAIANDYGYDTVFSRQVEALGRRGDVALGISTSGRSKNVVDAINKAKALGLVTISLIGAGGGILAKESDISITVDSTDTPRIQESHIMIGHIICELAEKELCK
- a CDS encoding PfkB family carbohydrate kinase, with protein sequence MSILVIGSVAIDSITTPFGKNDEALGGSATYFSIAASFFDKVDIVAVVGKDFPSRYITLFKNRNIGTSGLETVKGKTFRWSGRYDYDLNTAITLSTHLNVFKNFKPDVPQPLRNSKYLFLANIDPELQYAVLKQVRSPRFVACDSMNYWISTKKRALERLLGSVDVLLLNDAEARQFSGEANLLKAAQLIISFGPKAVVIKKGEHGVLYCSKSSHFIAPAYPLESVYDPTGAGDTFAGGMMGYLSRASSISEATVRKAIIYGSILASFVVEDFSVNRLLELSMHDIRRRYDHFKKITTF
- a CDS encoding thiamine-phosphate pyrophosphorylase, yielding MKKAAYRILDANLNRCREGLRVCEEIGRFVMNSKTLASELKRVRHSVASAARGLGPGSAFALSRDAGGDVGRLSRIKSERTRHGFSDIFAANLQRVKESLRVLEEFAKLIDEKSSRRFEVLRFRVYEIEKRSFKRVAALRHLR
- the rfaE2 gene encoding D-glycero-beta-D-manno-heptose 1-phosphate adenylyltransferase gives rise to the protein MKTKILSRARLAKIISRSRSGGKKVVFTNGCFDILHIGHVTLLQKARSLGDILVVGLNSDLSVKALKGDSRPVNKVRERAAVLAALGCVDYVTVFGERTPYGLIKLLRPDVLVKGGDWRIKDIVGGDIVKASGGRVIAIPFVKGYSTSSLINRIASL
- the thiC gene encoding phosphomethylpyrimidine synthase ThiC; this encodes MTQLKAARAGKITAEMKYAARAEKTDPELLRQSVAAGRTVIPKNRSRRVRKPCAIGERLTTKVNANIGTSKDSSDIGREIRKMREAIGLGADAVMDLSTGRSIRETRKRILASSEVPVGTVPIYEMAIEVLRKGGRIQDISLKDMLAVLETQARDGVDFFTIHAGVTRKALEALKSQPRILDIVSRGGAFLAKWILANGEENPFYSHFDDVLDIAEAYDVTLSLGDGMRPGSIRDATDSSQIAELATLGELQRRSYDRGVQVMIEGPGHVPIHEIEANIVLEKKLCNGAPFYVLGPLVTDIAPGYDHITAAIGGAVAGAAGADFLCYVTPAEHLRLPTIDDVREGVIATKIAAHAADIAKGIGGALERDIGISKARRARDWKGQFALALDSVKPRAYRRRSKPATSDVCTMCSDYCSIKISEECFRRGS
- the thiE gene encoding thiamine phosphate synthase, producing the protein MRSKKDLLKESRLCVILDRETLKGKDILRVAYEAARGGADMLQLRDKTPLSHANIDVARRLKKIAAGFRIPFIVNDNAAVALASGADGLHIGRGDISVKLARRLMGAAAILGVSAHTYGEAARASHDGADYIGAGPVFKTPIKSDMRPEGVDEIVKMERLKVPVFAIGGIDAGNTPWLAARGIRRIAVIRAVCAAHDVRAMTERLKEELS